In one Bacteroidia bacterium genomic region, the following are encoded:
- the clpB gene encoding ATP-dependent chaperone ClpB: MNFNNFTIKAQEAVQKAQEIVLGNQQQAIEPAHILKGMLMEDENVVGHLLKKLNVNVQRVTQVLDQMINKFPKVSGGQAYLSSSSNNALQKALSYLKEFGDEYVSVEHILLGLLNAGDQVAQLLKDSGVTEKELKLAIEQLRGGSKVTDPNAEAKYNALDKYAKNLNELARSGKLDPVIGRDEEIRRVIHILSRRTKNNPILIGEPGVGKTAIAEGIAYRMVNGDVPETLKTKTIFSLDMGALIAGAKYKGEFEERLKAVVKEVIGSNGQIVLFIDEIHTLVGAGASEGAMDAANILKPALARGELRAVGATTLNEYQKYFEKDKALERRFQKVIIDEPDVEDAISILRGLKERYETYHKVRIKDEAIIAAVELSQRYINDRFLPDKAIDLIDESAAKIRIEIDSLPEELDEMERKIRQLEIEREAIKREKDEAKLEKLNRELAELNDKRSEIKSRWQEEKEVVDNIQQAKQDIENYRLQAEQAERSGEYEKVAELRYGKIKESEARLQELQKQLSEEQKENPLIKEEVDAEDIAAIVSRWTGIPVTRMLESEREKLLKMEEVLHNRVIGQEEAITAIADSVRRNRAGLSDPNKPIGSFIFLGPTGVGKTELAKSLAWFLFNDDSMMTRIDMSEYQERHAVSRLIGAPPGYIGYEEGGQLTEAVRRKPYSVVLLDEIEKAHPDVFNILLQVLDDGRLTDNKGRMVNFKNTIIIMTSNLGSHIIQENFSKAQSDGNEFGTYETTKVEVFGLLKKTIRPEFLNRIDDIIMFTPLRKEDVKQIVSLQFHNVQEMMKKNGIDMEITPEAVDALANLGYEPEFGARPLKRLMQREILNDLSKRILSGNISREGKIIVDYMGGNIVFRQPEEVASS; this comes from the coding sequence ATGAACTTCAATAATTTCACAATAAAGGCCCAGGAAGCCGTGCAGAAAGCACAGGAAATCGTACTTGGAAATCAACAACAAGCCATCGAACCAGCACATATCTTAAAGGGGATGCTCATGGAAGACGAGAACGTGGTCGGCCATCTGCTAAAGAAACTCAACGTGAACGTGCAGCGCGTGACACAGGTGCTGGATCAAATGATCAACAAATTCCCCAAAGTATCAGGTGGGCAGGCCTATCTTTCTTCGTCTTCTAATAATGCGTTGCAAAAGGCGCTTTCATACTTAAAGGAGTTTGGGGACGAATACGTCTCCGTAGAACATATACTGCTGGGGCTGCTCAATGCAGGCGACCAGGTAGCCCAACTGCTGAAGGACAGCGGGGTAACAGAGAAAGAACTAAAGCTGGCCATAGAGCAGTTGCGCGGAGGCAGTAAGGTAACTGACCCCAATGCGGAGGCCAAGTACAATGCCTTGGACAAATACGCAAAGAACCTGAACGAGCTTGCCCGCTCCGGTAAGCTTGACCCCGTAATTGGCCGCGATGAGGAAATCAGGCGCGTCATCCACATCCTGAGCCGCAGGACCAAGAACAATCCAATCCTGATTGGTGAGCCGGGTGTGGGCAAAACGGCCATTGCCGAGGGAATTGCCTACCGCATGGTAAATGGCGATGTACCCGAAACCCTGAAGACCAAAACGATTTTCAGCCTGGACATGGGCGCACTGATAGCCGGGGCCAAATACAAAGGCGAATTTGAGGAAAGGCTAAAAGCCGTGGTAAAAGAGGTGATAGGCAGCAACGGCCAGATTGTTCTTTTTATAGATGAAATCCATACGCTGGTGGGGGCAGGAGCCTCAGAAGGTGCGATGGATGCTGCCAATATTCTGAAACCCGCCCTGGCGCGTGGCGAATTGCGGGCAGTAGGAGCCACTACATTAAATGAGTACCAAAAGTATTTTGAAAAGGACAAGGCGTTGGAAAGGCGCTTTCAGAAGGTAATTATTGATGAGCCGGATGTAGAAGATGCCATATCTATTCTTCGCGGACTGAAAGAGCGCTACGAAACCTACCATAAGGTGCGCATCAAGGACGAAGCAATTATTGCTGCGGTAGAGCTTTCGCAGCGATACATCAACGACCGCTTTTTGCCAGACAAGGCCATTGACCTGATTGACGAATCTGCCGCCAAAATCCGCATTGAGATTGACAGCCTCCCTGAAGAGCTGGACGAAATGGAGCGTAAAATCCGCCAGCTCGAAATAGAGCGTGAAGCCATAAAACGTGAGAAGGACGAAGCCAAACTGGAAAAGCTGAACCGTGAACTGGCCGAATTGAACGACAAGCGCTCTGAGATAAAATCGCGCTGGCAGGAGGAGAAAGAGGTGGTGGACAACATTCAGCAGGCCAAGCAGGATATAGAAAATTACAGGCTGCAGGCTGAACAGGCTGAACGCAGCGGGGAATATGAGAAAGTTGCAGAATTGCGCTACGGAAAAATTAAGGAATCGGAAGCGAGATTGCAGGAATTACAAAAACAGCTTTCAGAAGAACAGAAGGAAAATCCGCTGATAAAGGAAGAAGTTGATGCAGAAGATATTGCCGCCATCGTATCGCGGTGGACGGGCATTCCCGTGACACGGATGCTGGAGAGCGAGCGCGAAAAACTGCTGAAGATGGAGGAAGTGCTGCACAACCGGGTCATCGGCCAGGAAGAGGCGATCACCGCCATTGCTGATTCAGTGAGGCGCAACCGTGCCGGCCTCAGCGATCCCAACAAGCCCATCGGCTCGTTTATTTTTCTCGGCCCCACAGGTGTTGGAAAAACGGAACTGGCAAAATCGCTCGCCTGGTTCCTCTTTAATGACGATAGCATGATGACCCGCATTGACATGAGCGAATACCAGGAGCGCCACGCTGTATCGCGCCTCATCGGTGCGCCTCCAGGATACATTGGCTATGAGGAAGGCGGCCAGCTCACCGAGGCCGTGCGCAGAAAACCCTACTCCGTGGTGCTGCTTGACGAGATCGAAAAGGCGCATCCTGACGTGTTCAACATCCTGTTACAAGTGCTGGACGATGGCCGGCTTACCGACAACAAAGGCCGGATGGTAAACTTCAAGAATACCATCATCATCATGACCAGCAATCTTGGTAGCCATATCATTCAGGAGAACTTCTCCAAAGCGCAAAGCGATGGGAATGAATTCGGCACCTACGAAACCACCAAAGTGGAAGTCTTTGGCCTGCTGAAAAAGACCATACGCCCGGAATTCCTGAACCGGATTGACGACATCATCATGTTTACCCCGCTAAGGAAAGAAGATGTGAAGCAGATCGTAAGCCTGCAATTCCACAACGTGCAGGAGATGATGAAGAAAAACGGAATAGACATGGAAATAACGCCCGAAGCCGTAGATGCCCTGGCCAACCTCGGCTACGAACCCGAATTCGGTGCGCGCCCCCTCAAACGCCTCATGCAGCGCGAAATCCTCAACGACCTCTCCAAGCGCATCCTCTCCGGCAACATCAGCCGCGAAGGCAAAATCATCGTGGACTACATGGGTGGGAATATTGTGTTTCGGCAGCCGGAGGAGGTTGCTTCTTCTTAA